From Streptomyces sp. NBC_00775, one genomic window encodes:
- a CDS encoding bifunctional DNA primase/polymerase, with amino-acid sequence MSAEFGRRSGTQGRISQWLRGRRPKETADDGGRETLLLAAAAAGLPLAQAAYPSGYRCSCDRVGCPTPARHPVSFAWQTQSTTDRAQIERWARHQPKANFITATGMTHDVLDVPLDAGREALERLLASGIEVGPVAESGGDRMLFFTATRGTPEDEDEWWPCELDCHPETMDEHPGLRWHCRGSYVLVPPARLPGDLTVEWVRGPEYALPDPLTLLEILTDACARYAGENESDQLAAWPHRG; translated from the coding sequence ATGAGCGCAGAGTTCGGCCGCCGCTCCGGCACGCAGGGCAGGATCTCCCAGTGGCTGCGGGGACGCCGCCCCAAGGAGACCGCGGATGACGGCGGGCGTGAGACCCTGCTGCTCGCCGCTGCCGCCGCGGGGCTGCCGCTCGCGCAGGCCGCGTACCCCTCCGGCTACCGGTGTTCCTGTGACCGCGTCGGCTGTCCCACCCCCGCGCGCCACCCCGTCTCCTTCGCCTGGCAGACGCAGTCCACCACCGACCGCGCGCAGATCGAGCGCTGGGCCCGGCACCAGCCGAAGGCCAACTTCATCACCGCGACCGGCATGACGCACGACGTCCTCGACGTGCCGCTCGACGCCGGGCGCGAGGCGCTGGAGCGGCTGCTGGCTTCCGGTATCGAGGTGGGGCCCGTCGCGGAGTCGGGCGGTGACCGGATGCTCTTCTTCACGGCCACGCGGGGTACGCCCGAGGACGAGGACGAGTGGTGGCCCTGCGAACTGGACTGCCATCCCGAGACGATGGACGAGCATCCGGGGCTGCGATGGCACTGCCGCGGGTCGTATGTGCTTGTTCCGCCGGCGCGGCTGCCGGGTGATCTGACGGTCGAGTGGGTGCGGGGGCCGGAGTACGCCCTGCCGGACCCGCTCACCCTGCTGGAGATCCTCACCGACGCGTGCGCCCGTTACGCGGGCGAGAACGAGTCGGACCAGCTGGCTGCCTGGCCGCACCGAGGCTGA
- the efeU gene encoding iron uptake transporter permease EfeU: MFGNYLIGLREGLEASLVVCILIAYLVKTDRKDALKPIWIGIAVAITVALGFGCALEFGSQEMTFKAQEALGGSLSIVAVGLVTWMVFWMRRTARHLKSELHGKLDAALAMGTGALVATAFLAVGREGLETALFVWASVHAASDGTPRPLIGVALGLATAVFLGWLFYRGALKINLAKFFTWTGGMLVVVAAGVLAYGVHDLQEADFIPGLTNLAFDISNTIDPTSWYGTLLKGVFNFQPDPTVLQVTVWALYLVPTLAIFLAPVGFASGKGKVKAPDEHGSRGSQPTKAS; encoded by the coding sequence GTGTTCGGCAACTATCTGATCGGTCTGCGCGAGGGGCTGGAAGCCAGCCTCGTCGTCTGCATCCTCATCGCCTATCTGGTGAAGACGGACCGCAAGGACGCCCTGAAGCCGATCTGGATCGGCATCGCCGTAGCGATCACCGTGGCCCTCGGCTTCGGCTGCGCGCTGGAGTTCGGCTCCCAGGAGATGACGTTCAAGGCGCAGGAGGCGCTCGGCGGTTCGCTGTCGATCGTCGCCGTGGGCCTGGTGACGTGGATGGTCTTCTGGATGCGGCGCACCGCGCGGCATCTGAAGTCCGAGCTGCACGGCAAGCTGGACGCGGCCCTGGCGATGGGCACGGGCGCGCTGGTCGCGACCGCCTTCCTGGCGGTCGGCCGCGAGGGCCTGGAGACCGCGCTGTTCGTGTGGGCGTCGGTGCACGCGGCGAGCGACGGCACACCCCGCCCGCTGATCGGGGTCGCCCTCGGCCTCGCCACCGCGGTCTTCCTCGGCTGGCTCTTCTACCGCGGCGCGCTGAAGATCAACCTGGCCAAGTTCTTCACCTGGACCGGCGGCATGCTGGTCGTCGTCGCCGCGGGTGTGCTCGCGTACGGCGTGCACGACCTCCAGGAGGCCGACTTCATCCCCGGCCTGACGAACCTGGCCTTCGACATCAGCAACACCATCGATCCGACGAGCTGGTACGGCACCCTCCTGAAGGGCGTCTTCAACTTCCAGCCCGACCCGACCGTCCTCCAGGTCACGGTGTGGGCGCTGTACCTGGTCCCGACACTCGCGATCTTCCTCGCTCCGGTAGGGTTCGCCTCCGGGAAGGGGAAGGTGAAGGCACCTGATGAGCACGGATCGCGCGGGTCACAGCCCACGAAGGCTTCGTAG
- the efeB gene encoding iron uptake transporter deferrochelatase/peroxidase subunit, which translates to MTDNTDTTSTTSTTSTTEASGAAEAATGASPSRRSLIGWGGAGLALGAAAAGGAVAMARTGNDVDPTAAEAGAAVAFHGANQAGIATPVQDRLHFAAFDVKTDDRAEFVEMLKEWTAAARRMTGGHTVGEGAYGGLAEAAPDDTGEALGLKPSRLTLTIGFGPSLFEKFGLKDQRPEALVDLPKFPGDALEKARSNGDLCIQACADDPQVAVHAIRNLARIGFGKVAIRWSQLGFGKTSSTTPDAQTPRNLMGFKDGTRNIAGTETDRLKKFVWVGEKDGPDWMTGGSYLVARRIRMHIETWDRTSLQEQEDIFGRDKGEGAPVGKAKEHDKPFLKAMKPDAHVRLAHPDSNDGITILRRGYSFTDGTDGLGRLEAGLFFLAYQRDVRKGFIPVQRSLSRTDALNEYIQHVSSAVFAVPPGVRDKDDWWGRALFSKEA; encoded by the coding sequence ATGACGGACAACACGGACACCACGAGCACCACGAGCACCACGAGCACCACGGAAGCCTCGGGAGCCGCGGAGGCCGCCACCGGCGCCTCTCCCTCCCGGCGTTCGCTGATCGGCTGGGGCGGTGCCGGGCTCGCGCTCGGTGCCGCCGCGGCCGGCGGCGCGGTGGCGATGGCCCGTACCGGCAACGACGTGGACCCGACCGCCGCCGAAGCCGGCGCCGCGGTCGCCTTCCACGGCGCGAACCAGGCGGGCATCGCGACCCCGGTGCAGGACCGGCTGCACTTCGCCGCGTTCGACGTGAAGACGGACGACCGCGCCGAGTTCGTAGAGATGCTGAAGGAGTGGACGGCCGCCGCGCGCCGGATGACCGGCGGGCACACCGTCGGCGAGGGCGCGTACGGCGGTCTCGCTGAGGCGGCGCCGGACGACACCGGCGAGGCGCTGGGCCTCAAGCCCTCGCGGCTGACGCTGACGATCGGCTTCGGACCCTCCCTGTTCGAGAAGTTCGGGCTGAAGGACCAGCGGCCCGAGGCTCTGGTCGATCTGCCGAAGTTCCCGGGCGACGCCCTGGAGAAGGCGCGCAGCAACGGCGATCTGTGCATCCAGGCGTGCGCGGACGACCCGCAGGTCGCGGTGCACGCGATCCGCAACCTCGCCCGGATCGGCTTCGGCAAGGTCGCCATCCGCTGGTCGCAGCTGGGCTTCGGCAAGACCTCGTCGACGACACCGGACGCGCAGACCCCGCGCAACCTGATGGGCTTCAAGGACGGCACCCGCAACATCGCGGGCACCGAGACGGACCGCCTGAAGAAGTTCGTGTGGGTGGGCGAGAAGGACGGTCCCGACTGGATGACCGGCGGCTCGTATCTCGTCGCCCGCCGCATCCGGATGCACATCGAGACGTGGGACCGGACCTCCCTCCAGGAGCAGGAGGACATCTTCGGCCGCGACAAGGGCGAGGGTGCCCCGGTCGGCAAGGCCAAGGAGCACGACAAGCCGTTCCTGAAGGCGATGAAGCCCGACGCGCACGTGCGGCTCGCGCACCCCGACTCCAACGACGGCATCACGATCCTGCGCCGCGGCTACTCCTTCACGGACGGCACCGACGGCCTGGGCCGCCTTGAGGCGGGCCTGTTCTTCCTCGCCTACCAGCGTGACGTCCGCAAGGGCTTCATCCCGGTGCAGCGCAGCCTGTCGCGCACCGACGCGCTCAACGAGTACATCCAGCACGTGAGTTCGGCGGTCTTCGCCGTCCCGCCCGGCGTCCGCGACAAGGACGACTGGTGGGGCCGCGCGCTGTTCTCCAAGGAGGCGTAG
- the efeO gene encoding iron uptake system protein EfeO, with product MRAVRLSVVTAAATAAALTAVTGCTEKSDAKNGDAIKVTAADSKCTTSSKSVPAGQVTLQIENKGSKATEVEILFPDDRIVSEKENIGPGTKYTLTAEVKAGSYEIACRPGMKGLGVRQKLTVTGGKVAKRDPRLDKAVAAYREYAQEQADATLPKAEAFAKAVKAGDIEAAKKEFADSRLGWERTEPVAESFGDIDPKVDVRADGLEDGQKWTGWHRLEKSLWEDKKIGAEEKTLADKLVSDLTDWQKRVGKAVITPTSMANGAKELLDEVATGKVTGEEDRYSHTDLSDFKGNVEGAQKAYELLKPVAKENDAALTTELDKQFTALNTLLDKYRTDKSSYDFTSYDKVGKADRKELSDAVNALAEPLSKLAAAVVK from the coding sequence ATGCGAGCCGTCCGACTCTCAGTTGTCACCGCTGCCGCCACCGCGGCCGCTCTGACCGCCGTCACGGGCTGCACCGAGAAGAGCGACGCCAAGAACGGCGACGCGATCAAGGTGACCGCCGCCGACTCCAAGTGCACGACCTCGTCGAAGTCGGTCCCGGCAGGCCAGGTCACGCTGCAGATCGAGAACAAGGGCTCGAAGGCCACCGAGGTCGAGATCCTCTTCCCGGACGACCGGATCGTCTCCGAGAAGGAGAACATCGGCCCGGGCACCAAGTACACACTGACCGCCGAGGTGAAGGCCGGTTCGTACGAGATCGCCTGCCGCCCCGGCATGAAGGGCCTCGGCGTCCGCCAGAAGCTCACGGTCACCGGCGGCAAGGTCGCCAAGCGCGACCCGCGCCTCGACAAGGCCGTCGCCGCCTACCGCGAGTACGCGCAGGAGCAGGCCGACGCCACGCTGCCCAAGGCCGAGGCGTTCGCCAAGGCCGTCAAGGCCGGCGACATCGAGGCCGCGAAGAAGGAGTTCGCGGACTCGCGCCTGGGCTGGGAGCGCACCGAGCCCGTCGCGGAGTCCTTCGGTGACATCGACCCGAAGGTCGACGTCCGCGCGGACGGCCTGGAGGACGGCCAGAAGTGGACGGGCTGGCACCGCCTGGAGAAGTCCCTCTGGGAGGACAAGAAGATCGGCGCCGAGGAGAAGACCCTCGCCGACAAGCTGGTTTCCGACCTGACCGACTGGCAGAAGCGCGTCGGCAAGGCCGTGATCACCCCGACCTCCATGGCCAACGGCGCCAAGGAACTCCTCGACGAGGTCGCCACCGGCAAGGTCACCGGCGAGGAGGACCGCTACTCGCACACCGACCTGAGCGACTTCAAGGGCAACGTCGAGGGCGCGCAGAAGGCGTACGAGCTGCTGAAGCCGGTCGCCAAGGAGAACGACGCCGCGCTGACGACCGAGCTGGACAAGCAGTTCACGGCGCTGAACACGCTGCTGGACAAGTACCGCACAGACAAGAGCTCGTACGACTTCACGTCGTACGACAAGGTCGGCAAGGCCGACCGCAAGGAGCTCTCGGACGCGGTCAACGCGCTCGCCGAGCCCCTGTCCAAGCTCGCCGCCGCCGTCGTGAAGTAG
- a CDS encoding PhzF family phenazine biosynthesis protein, with the protein MTDYDVLRVFCGPGGGYGNELGVVREGSVMPEREERQMFAAKLGFSETVFVDDPERGVIDIYTPTLRLPFAGHPCVGVGWLLDVPELVTPAGVVGVRLDGEFSWIEARAEWAPACTLRRYGSGAEVDALAVPEPGERSEMGVPPDGVWGRIYAWAWEDEAAGRVRARAFPGRGDGIDEDEATGAAALLLTHQLGRALNIVQGMGSQILTAPQPGGWVEVGGRVHLER; encoded by the coding sequence GTGACTGACTACGACGTGCTGCGGGTCTTCTGTGGACCCGGCGGCGGGTATGGCAATGAGCTCGGTGTCGTGCGGGAGGGCTCCGTGATGCCCGAGCGCGAGGAACGGCAGATGTTCGCCGCGAAACTCGGGTTCAGCGAGACCGTGTTCGTCGACGACCCCGAGCGTGGGGTCATCGACATCTACACGCCCACGCTGCGGTTGCCGTTCGCCGGGCATCCGTGTGTCGGGGTGGGGTGGCTGCTCGACGTACCCGAACTGGTCACGCCTGCCGGGGTGGTGGGGGTGCGGCTGGACGGGGAGTTCAGCTGGATCGAGGCGCGGGCGGAGTGGGCGCCGGCGTGTACGTTGCGGCGGTACGGGTCCGGTGCCGAGGTCGATGCGCTGGCTGTTCCCGAGCCTGGCGAGCGCAGCGAGATGGGGGTCCCCCCGGACGGAGTCTGGGGGAGGATTTATGCCTGGGCCTGGGAGGACGAGGCCGCGGGGCGGGTGCGGGCTCGGGCGTTTCCCGGGCGGGGCGACGGGATCGATGAGGACGAGGCTACGGGGGCGGCGGCGCTGCTTCTTACGCATCAGCTGGGGCGGGCGCTGAACATTGTGCAGGGGATGGGGTCGCAGATCCTTACCGCGCCGCAGCCGGGGGGTTGGGTCGAGGTGGGGGGCCGGGTACACCTGGAGCGCTGA
- a CDS encoding biliverdin-producing heme oxygenase, translating into MNATDTSSATFSTLIRTASHEQHVEAETSTFMSDLLGGRLGVEAYARYTEQLWFVYEALEADVERLAADPVAGPFIQPELLRRTALERDLAHLRGPDWRATLTALPATRAYADRVAECAREWPGGYVAHHYTRYLGDLSGGQIIRGKAEQTWGFPRKGDGVRFYVFEGITNPAAFKRGYRELLDGVLADDLEKQRIITECKRAFALNTAVFVALGEEFPLTA; encoded by the coding sequence ATGAACGCGACGGACACGTCGAGCGCCACCTTCTCGACGCTCATTCGCACCGCGTCGCACGAGCAGCACGTGGAGGCGGAGACGTCGACGTTCATGAGCGACCTGCTCGGCGGCCGGCTCGGCGTCGAGGCGTACGCGCGGTACACCGAGCAACTGTGGTTCGTGTACGAGGCGTTGGAGGCGGACGTCGAGCGTCTGGCGGCCGATCCAGTGGCCGGGCCCTTCATACAGCCCGAGTTGCTGCGCCGCACCGCCCTTGAGCGCGACCTGGCCCATCTCCGGGGCCCCGACTGGCGCGCGACGCTCACCGCGCTGCCCGCGACCCGGGCGTACGCCGACCGCGTGGCCGAGTGCGCCCGCGAGTGGCCCGGCGGTTATGTCGCCCACCACTACACCCGCTACCTCGGCGACCTCTCCGGCGGCCAGATCATCCGCGGCAAGGCGGAGCAGACCTGGGGCTTCCCCCGCAAGGGCGACGGCGTCCGCTTCTACGTCTTCGAGGGCATCACCAACCCCGCGGCGTTCAAGCGGGGTTACCGCGAACTGCTGGACGGGGTCCTCGCCGACGACCTGGAGAAGCAGCGCATCATCACCGAGTGCAAGCGCGCGTTCGCCCTCAACACGGCGGTCTTCGTGGCCCTGGGGGAAGAGTTCCCCTTGACCGCGTAG
- the map gene encoding type I methionyl aminopeptidase encodes MSGQSLLVPGELSPTRPVPGNIRRPEYVGKPAPTPYTGAEVQTPETIEAMRIAGRIAAQAMAEAAKLIAPGVTTDELDRVAHDYMCDHGAYPSTLGYRGFPKSLCTSVNEVICHGIPDSTVLRDGDIINLDVTAYIGGVHGDNNATYLVGDADDESRLLVERTRESLNRAIKAVKPGRQINIIGRVIESYAKRFGYGVVRDFTGHGINSSFHSGLIVPHYDSPHATTAIQPGMTFTIEPMLTLGTHEYDMWDDGWTVVTKDRKRTAQFEHTLVVTDSGAEILTLP; translated from the coding sequence ATGTCTGGCCAGTCGCTGCTCGTACCAGGGGAGCTCTCTCCCACCCGTCCCGTCCCGGGAAACATCCGGCGTCCCGAGTACGTGGGCAAGCCCGCCCCCACGCCGTACACCGGAGCGGAGGTGCAGACGCCCGAGACGATCGAGGCGATGCGGATCGCCGGGCGGATCGCCGCGCAGGCGATGGCCGAGGCGGCGAAGCTCATCGCGCCGGGTGTGACGACGGACGAGCTGGACCGGGTGGCGCACGACTACATGTGCGACCACGGCGCCTACCCCTCGACCCTCGGCTACCGCGGTTTCCCCAAGTCGCTGTGCACCTCCGTCAACGAGGTCATCTGCCACGGCATCCCGGACTCCACTGTCCTGCGGGACGGCGACATCATCAACCTCGACGTGACGGCGTACATCGGCGGTGTGCACGGCGACAACAACGCCACGTACCTGGTCGGGGACGCCGACGACGAGTCGAGGCTGCTGGTGGAGCGGACCCGGGAGTCCCTCAACCGTGCCATCAAGGCCGTCAAGCCGGGCCGCCAGATCAACATCATCGGGCGCGTCATCGAGTCGTACGCGAAGCGGTTCGGGTACGGGGTGGTGCGCGACTTCACCGGTCACGGGATCAACTCCTCCTTCCACTCCGGGCTGATCGTTCCCCACTACGACAGCCCGCACGCGACGACCGCCATCCAGCCCGGGATGACCTTCACGATCGAGCCGATGCTCACGCTCGGTACGCACGAGTACGACATGTGGGACGACGGGTGGACCGTCGTGACGAAGGACCGGAAGCGGACGGCTCAGTTCGAGCACACGCTGGTCGTCACCGACAGTGGCGCGGAGATCCTGACCCTGCCGTAA
- a CDS encoding MFS transporter, whose protein sequence is MSSSSRLRSLLPDLAPWRASADFRRLWVAGLITNFGSFLTFVALPVQMKVLTGSAVAVGAIGAVELVPLVVFGLYGGALADALDKRKLIVYTEAGQGVLCAGLLVNALLPHPAVWPLYAVAGLSAALGAIQRPALDSLTPRIVAHEHLPAAASLNSLRWTVGGVAGPALAGVVVAYAGLGCAYAVDLATFVVSVALGLGIAASPAAHEAAKPSLRSIAQGARYAWSRKELLGTYVIDLAAMFFAMPLALLPFLADELDAEWSLGLMYASVPAGALLVSLTSGWTSRIHRHGRMVALAAACWGLAMAAAGAVHSVWLVLLFLTLGGCCDMVSGIFRGAIWDQTIPDELRGRLAGIELLSYSVGPTLGQARAGGMAAWTSVRTSIWSGGLICVGAVGVLAAFLPKLMAYDVRTNEHAVRMRSARVTRETVT, encoded by the coding sequence ATGAGCTCCTCCTCCCGGCTCCGTTCGCTGCTGCCCGATCTGGCCCCCTGGCGGGCCTCCGCCGACTTTCGGCGGCTGTGGGTGGCCGGGCTGATCACCAACTTCGGGAGTTTTCTGACGTTCGTGGCGCTGCCGGTGCAGATGAAGGTGCTGACGGGGTCGGCGGTGGCGGTGGGAGCCATCGGGGCCGTGGAATTGGTGCCGCTGGTGGTGTTCGGGTTGTACGGCGGGGCGCTCGCCGACGCCCTGGACAAGCGGAAGCTGATCGTCTACACGGAGGCCGGGCAGGGGGTGCTGTGCGCGGGACTGCTCGTCAACGCGCTGCTGCCGCACCCGGCGGTGTGGCCGTTGTACGCGGTCGCCGGGCTGTCCGCCGCGCTCGGCGCGATCCAGCGGCCGGCGCTGGACTCGCTCACCCCGCGGATCGTGGCGCACGAGCACCTGCCGGCCGCCGCCTCGCTCAACTCGCTGCGCTGGACGGTGGGCGGCGTCGCGGGCCCGGCGCTCGCGGGCGTTGTCGTGGCGTACGCCGGGCTCGGCTGCGCGTACGCCGTGGACCTGGCGACCTTCGTCGTGTCGGTGGCGCTGGGCCTGGGCATCGCCGCGTCGCCCGCCGCACACGAGGCCGCGAAGCCGTCGCTGCGGTCCATCGCGCAGGGCGCGCGGTACGCGTGGAGCCGCAAGGAGCTCCTCGGTACGTACGTGATCGACCTCGCGGCGATGTTCTTCGCGATGCCGCTCGCGCTGCTGCCGTTCCTCGCGGACGAGCTCGACGCGGAGTGGTCGCTGGGGCTGATGTACGCGTCGGTCCCGGCCGGGGCGCTGCTCGTGAGCCTCACCAGCGGGTGGACCTCGCGCATCCACCGGCATGGGCGGATGGTCGCCCTGGCCGCGGCGTGCTGGGGGCTCGCGATGGCGGCCGCGGGGGCTGTGCACAGCGTGTGGCTGGTGTTGCTGTTTCTCACCCTCGGCGGCTGCTGCGACATGGTGAGCGGGATCTTCCGGGGCGCCATCTGGGACCAGACGATCCCGGACGAGCTGCGGGGGCGGCTCGCCGGGATCGAGTTGCTGTCCTACTCCGTGGGGCCCACGCTCGGGCAGGCCCGTGCCGGAGGGATGGCGGCGTGGACCAGTGTGCGGACGTCGATCTGGTCAGGGGGGTTGATCTGCGTGGGTGCGGTGGGGGTCCTGGCCGCGTTTCTCCCGAAGCTGATGGCGTATGACGTGCGGACGAACGAGCATGCGGTGCGGATGCGCTCCGCGCGGGTGACGCGGGAGACGGTCACGTGA
- a CDS encoding sialidase family protein — MAEASTPFRAGREGYASFRIPAVVVTQTGTLLAFCEGRVGSAQDHGNIDIVLKRSSDGGLTWGPLQAVAKNGDNLAGNPAPVVLDTGRVLLVHVRAAAGASEDALLRGKVKAADGRRVWVQHSDDDGLTWSSPKEITAQVKKASWRWYATTPGHAVQLTSGRVVVPGNHTLPPTGTDNGTEPKYNSGHCLLSDDRGETWYLGYLDENTNGYINVNETTAAELPDGRVYFSTRNDSASPGNRADAHSLDGGRSLVKPFRPQAGLVTPVVQGSLLQLRDPDLLLYSGPADPAFRALMTVRASPDAGTTWRTAYTLDGLPAAYSDLVRVDATTVGLLYETGDFGAYETITFRRIPVTALT, encoded by the coding sequence ATGGCAGAAGCGAGCACCCCCTTCCGCGCCGGCCGCGAAGGCTACGCCAGCTTCCGGATCCCCGCCGTCGTCGTCACGCAGACCGGCACGCTCCTCGCGTTCTGCGAGGGCAGGGTCGGCTCCGCGCAGGACCACGGCAACATCGACATCGTGCTGAAGCGGTCGTCGGACGGCGGCCTCACCTGGGGCCCGCTCCAGGCCGTCGCCAAGAACGGCGACAACCTCGCGGGCAACCCGGCACCCGTTGTCCTCGACACCGGACGCGTCCTCCTCGTACACGTGCGTGCCGCGGCCGGCGCGAGCGAGGACGCCCTGCTGCGCGGCAAGGTGAAGGCGGCCGACGGGCGCCGCGTCTGGGTGCAGCACAGCGACGACGACGGGCTCACCTGGTCGAGCCCGAAGGAGATCACCGCGCAGGTGAAGAAGGCGAGTTGGCGGTGGTACGCCACCACGCCCGGGCACGCCGTCCAGCTGACCTCCGGCCGGGTCGTCGTCCCCGGCAACCACACCCTCCCGCCCACCGGGACGGACAACGGCACCGAGCCGAAGTACAACAGCGGCCACTGCCTGCTCAGCGACGACCGCGGCGAGACCTGGTACCTCGGCTACCTCGACGAGAACACCAACGGCTACATCAACGTGAACGAGACGACGGCGGCCGAACTCCCGGACGGGCGCGTCTACTTCAGCACCCGCAACGATTCGGCCTCCCCCGGCAACCGCGCCGACGCCCACTCCCTCGACGGCGGCAGGAGCCTGGTCAAACCCTTCCGCCCGCAGGCCGGGCTCGTCACCCCCGTCGTCCAGGGCAGCCTCCTCCAGCTCCGCGACCCCGACCTGCTCCTGTACTCGGGCCCCGCCGATCCCGCCTTCCGCGCCCTGATGACCGTGCGCGCCAGCCCGGACGCCGGCACCACCTGGCGTACCGCGTACACGCTGGACGGGCTGCCCGCCGCGTACTCCGATCTCGTACGCGTCGACGCCACGACCGTCGGCCTTCTCTACGAGACTGGCGACTTCGGCGCGTACGAGACGATCACCTTCCGTCGTATCCCCGTGACCGCCCTCACCTGA
- the npdG gene encoding NADPH-dependent F420 reductase, with product MTSTDSASTDRAQKAPAKDPWDLPDVSGLVVGVLGGTGPQGKGLAYRLAKAGQKVIIGSRAADRAQSAADELGLGVEGADNAECARRSDIVIVAVPWDGHGKTLESLREELAGKLVVDCVNPLGFDKQGAYALKPEEGSAAEQAAALLPDSRVTAAFHHLSAVLLQDPEIDEIDTDVMVLGEERADVEVVQALAGRIPGMRGVFSGRLRNAHQVESLVANLISVNRRYKAHAGLRVTDV from the coding sequence ATGACCTCTACTGACAGTGCCTCTACCGACCGTGCACAGAAGGCCCCCGCCAAGGACCCGTGGGACCTTCCCGACGTGTCCGGGCTCGTCGTCGGCGTGCTCGGCGGTACCGGCCCCCAGGGCAAGGGCCTCGCCTACCGGCTCGCCAAGGCCGGCCAGAAGGTGATCATCGGCTCGCGCGCCGCGGACCGCGCGCAGAGCGCGGCCGACGAGCTCGGCCTCGGCGTCGAGGGCGCCGACAACGCCGAGTGCGCGCGGCGCAGCGACATCGTGATCGTCGCCGTACCGTGGGACGGGCACGGCAAGACCCTCGAATCGCTGCGTGAGGAACTGGCCGGCAAGCTCGTCGTCGACTGCGTCAACCCGCTCGGCTTCGACAAGCAGGGCGCGTACGCGCTGAAGCCCGAGGAGGGCAGCGCCGCCGAACAGGCCGCCGCCCTGCTGCCGGACTCGCGGGTCACGGCCGCCTTCCACCACCTGTCGGCGGTTCTGCTCCAGGACCCGGAGATCGACGAGATCGACACGGACGTCATGGTCCTCGGCGAGGAGCGGGCCGATGTCGAGGTCGTGCAGGCGCTGGCCGGCCGCATCCCCGGCATGCGCGGTGTCTTCTCCGGCCGGCTGCGCAACGCCCACCAGGTGGAGTCGCTGGTCGCGAACCTGATCTCCGTGAACCGCCGCTACAAGGCGCACGCGGGGCTGCGGGTCACCGACGTGTGA
- a CDS encoding site-2 protease family protein: MTTAASRRSDRRISPVFVGIVAVTAVTGWATWTGFAEQPGVAVFLFVTAAWIVSLCLHEYAHARTALHSGDISIGAKGYLTLNPLKYTHALLSIVLPVIFVIMGGIGLPGGAVFIERGRIQGRWKHSLISAAGPLTNVLFAVVCTAPFWLHALDGVPRDFRFALAFLALLQVTAALLNFLPVPGLDGYGVIEPWLSYNIKRQVEPFAPFGLLFVFALLWVPSVNVQFFDMIDSILRSLGISNLDTYCGQEFYRFWQGTNEYCSVSQ, translated from the coding sequence ATGACCACCGCCGCGTCCCGTCGCAGTGACCGGAGGATCAGTCCCGTCTTCGTCGGGATCGTGGCCGTCACGGCGGTGACCGGCTGGGCGACCTGGACCGGTTTCGCCGAGCAGCCCGGCGTGGCCGTGTTCCTCTTCGTCACGGCCGCGTGGATCGTCTCCCTCTGTCTGCACGAGTACGCGCACGCGCGCACCGCCCTGCACAGCGGCGACATCTCGATCGGCGCGAAGGGCTATCTGACCCTGAACCCGCTGAAGTACACGCATGCGCTGCTGAGCATCGTGCTGCCGGTGATCTTCGTGATCATGGGCGGGATCGGTCTGCCGGGCGGCGCGGTCTTCATCGAGCGGGGCCGCATCCAGGGCCGCTGGAAGCACAGCCTGATCTCGGCGGCGGGCCCGCTGACGAACGTGCTGTTCGCGGTGGTCTGCACGGCCCCGTTCTGGCTGCACGCGCTGGACGGGGTGCCGCGGGACTTCCGGTTCGCGCTGGCGTTCCTCGCGCTGCTCCAGGTCACGGCCGCGCTCCTGAACTTCCTGCCGGTGCCGGGCCTGGACGGCTACGGCGTGATCGAGCCGTGGCTGTCGTACAACATCAAGCGTCAGGTGGAGCCGTTCGCGCCGTTCGGCCTGCTGTTCGTGTTCGCGCTGCTGTGGGTGCCGTCGGTCAACGTCCAGTTCTTCGACATGATCGACTCGATCCTGCGCAGCCTCGGCATCAGCAACCTCGACACGTACTGCGGCCAGGAGTTCTACCGCTTCTGGCAGGGCACCAACGAGTACTGCTCCGTCAGTCAGTGA